One window from the genome of Mycolicibacterium gadium encodes:
- the trpB gene encoding tryptophan synthase subunit beta — MADLAGPELPRSSAAVAEPTVHDPDARGHFGVYGGRFVPEALMTVIEEVTSAYEKARGDQAFLDELDRLQRHYTGRPSPIYEATRLSEHAGGARLFLKREDLNHTGSHKINNVLGQALLAKQMGKSRVIAETGAGQHGVATATACALLGLECIIYMGAVDTARQALNVARMRLLGAEVVSVEAGSKTLKDAINEAFRDWVTNADNTYYCFGTAAGPHPFPTMVRDFQRVIGLEARAQIQSQAGRLPDAVTACVGGGSNAIGIFHAFIDDPGTRLVGFEAAGDGVETGRHAATFAGGTPGAFQGSFSYLLQDEDGQTIESHSISAGLDYPGVGPEHAFLKDIGRAEYRPITDTEAMDAFALLCRTEGIIPAIESAHAVAGALKLGEELGSGAIVLVNLSGRGDKDVETAAKWFGLMDGES; from the coding sequence ATGGCCGACCTCGCCGGGCCGGAGTTGCCGCGTTCCAGCGCAGCGGTGGCCGAACCCACCGTTCACGACCCCGATGCGCGTGGTCATTTCGGTGTCTACGGTGGACGATTCGTCCCCGAGGCGCTGATGACGGTGATCGAAGAGGTGACCTCGGCCTACGAGAAGGCTCGTGGCGATCAGGCGTTCCTCGACGAACTGGATCGGCTGCAGCGCCACTACACCGGCAGGCCGTCGCCGATCTACGAGGCGACCAGGCTCTCTGAACATGCGGGCGGGGCACGACTGTTCCTGAAGCGAGAAGACCTCAACCACACCGGATCTCACAAGATCAACAATGTGCTCGGTCAGGCGCTGCTGGCCAAGCAGATGGGCAAGTCGCGGGTGATCGCCGAGACGGGCGCCGGCCAGCACGGGGTGGCGACCGCTACCGCCTGTGCACTATTGGGTCTGGAGTGCATCATCTACATGGGTGCCGTCGACACGGCACGTCAGGCGCTGAACGTCGCGCGGATGCGCCTGCTCGGCGCGGAAGTGGTGTCCGTCGAGGCCGGTTCGAAGACACTCAAGGATGCGATCAACGAAGCCTTTCGCGATTGGGTCACCAACGCCGACAACACCTATTACTGCTTCGGCACTGCGGCGGGACCTCACCCGTTCCCCACCATGGTGCGTGACTTCCAGCGGGTGATCGGGCTCGAGGCGCGTGCGCAGATCCAGTCGCAGGCCGGCCGGCTGCCCGATGCGGTGACGGCGTGTGTGGGTGGCGGGTCGAATGCGATCGGAATCTTCCACGCGTTCATCGACGACCCCGGGACGCGGCTTGTCGGATTCGAAGCGGCGGGCGACGGCGTCGAAACCGGTCGTCACGCAGCGACATTCGCGGGTGGGACACCCGGGGCATTCCAGGGTTCGTTCTCGTACCTGCTTCAGGACGAAGATGGTCAGACCATCGAATCCCACTCGATTTCGGCTGGTTTGGACTATCCGGGTGTAGGTCCCGAGCATGCCTTCTTGAAGGACATCGGCCGTGCCGAGTACCGGCCGATCACCGACACCGAGGCGATGGACGCGTTCGCGCTGTTGTGCCGCACCGAGGGAATCATCCCGGCCATCGAATCGGCGCACGCCGTCGCGGGAGCGCTGAAGCTGGGCGAGGAGCTGGGTAGCGGCGCCATCGTCCTGGTCAACCTGTCGGGACGCGGCGACAAAGATGTCGAGACGGCGGCGAAATGGTTTGGCCTGATGGACGGTGAATCGTGA
- the trpA gene encoding tryptophan synthase subunit alpha, producing MSRLAAMFDTCRAEDRAALIGYLPTGFPDVPKSISAMTALVESGCDLVEVGIAYSDPGMDGPTIAAATEVALRGGVRVRDTLAAVEQISNAGGRAVVMTYWNVVLRWGVDAFARDLAAAGGLGMITPDLIPDEASEWIEVSEAHHLDRIFLVAPSSTPERLTATVEASRGFVYAASTMGVTGARDAVSNAAPALVSRVKAVSDIPVGVGLGVRSREQAAEIGAYADGVIVGSALVSALQDGEDAVRTLTTELAEGVRQKVTA from the coding sequence GTGAGCCGGTTGGCCGCTATGTTCGACACGTGCCGGGCCGAAGACCGCGCCGCGCTGATCGGTTACCTGCCGACCGGCTTTCCCGATGTGCCGAAGTCGATCTCGGCGATGACTGCGCTGGTCGAATCCGGCTGCGATCTCGTCGAGGTGGGCATCGCGTATTCGGATCCGGGTATGGACGGGCCGACGATCGCGGCGGCCACCGAAGTTGCGCTGCGCGGCGGTGTGCGGGTGCGCGACACGTTGGCAGCCGTCGAGCAGATTAGCAACGCGGGCGGTCGGGCCGTGGTGATGACGTACTGGAATGTGGTGCTGCGCTGGGGTGTCGACGCGTTTGCGCGCGACCTGGCCGCAGCCGGCGGACTGGGGATGATCACGCCCGATCTGATTCCCGACGAGGCGTCGGAGTGGATCGAGGTATCGGAAGCCCACCACCTGGACCGCATTTTTCTGGTGGCGCCTTCGTCGACGCCGGAGCGGTTGACGGCGACGGTCGAGGCTTCACGCGGATTCGTCTATGCCGCATCGACGATGGGTGTGACCGGCGCGCGCGACGCCGTATCCAATGCTGCGCCCGCGTTGGTTAGCCGCGTGAAAGCGGTGTCGGATATCCCGGTCGGCGTAGGCCTCGGTGTGCGGTCACGCGAGCAGGCGGCAGAGATCGGTGCCTATGCGGACGGGGTGATCGTGGGTTCGGCGCTGGTGTCGGCCTTGCAGGACGGGGAGGACGCGGTGCGGACACTGACCACTGAGCTCGCCGAAGGAGTACGGCAGAAGGTTACCGCGTGA